One genomic segment of Planktothrix sp. FACHB-1365 includes these proteins:
- a CDS encoding DedA family protein — MSFEFVSLETIREIAHQYGYWAVFVGIALENAGIPLPGETITLVGGFLAGSGELNYWFVLGSAIAGAILGDNFGYWLGKWGGWPLLLRLGNLFRIREEQLHEVKEQFRQNAARAVFLGRFVALLRIFAGPLAGIAQMPYWKFFLCNSAGATVWASVMVSLSYFVGNIISLEKLVAWVAQFAILALILVVAWFVIPMWLETRKANHL, encoded by the coding sequence ATGTCTTTTGAGTTTGTATCCTTAGAAACAATTCGAGAAATTGCTCATCAATACGGCTACTGGGCTGTGTTTGTCGGAATAGCCTTAGAAAATGCGGGCATTCCGCTCCCAGGAGAAACCATTACCCTCGTGGGTGGGTTTCTGGCGGGGAGTGGTGAATTGAATTATTGGTTTGTCCTCGGTAGTGCCATTGCTGGGGCAATTTTAGGCGATAATTTTGGCTACTGGCTGGGCAAATGGGGCGGGTGGCCATTGCTATTGCGTCTCGGTAACTTATTTCGGATTCGCGAAGAACAACTGCATGAGGTCAAAGAACAATTTCGCCAAAATGCAGCCCGGGCTGTTTTTCTCGGTCGATTTGTCGCCCTCTTACGGATTTTTGCTGGCCCTTTAGCCGGAATTGCCCAAATGCCCTACTGGAAATTCTTTCTTTGTAATTCTGCGGGAGCGACCGTTTGGGCATCGGTGATGGTCAGTTTATCCTATTTCGTCGGAAATATTATCTCCTTAGAAAAATTAGTCGCTTGGGTTGCCCAATTTGCAATTCTGGCTCTAATTTTAGTGGTGGCTTGGTTCGTTATCCCCATGTGGTTAGAAACCCGTAAAGCCAACCATCTTTAA